A genomic stretch from Pirellulales bacterium includes:
- the nagB gene encoding glucosamine-6-phosphate deaminase produces the protein MSLIEASSQTPRPTVPAAAARRVPGTHIPCYVFESDRDLARHVAESLAELIRERNAFGQKAVLGLPTGSTPVGVYRELIRLHREEGLDFSGVVTFNLDEYYGLHPDQLQSYHRWMFEHFFDHVHIPRSQIHIPDGTVPPEQVDDYCRRYEDAIEQAGGIDVQLLGIGRNGHIGFNEPFSIRNSRTRLATLDPLTRQDAGSDFFSEQNVPHQAITMGLGTIFDARRVILIALGEHKASIVREAAEGPIGDRVPASFLREHPAASILLDEAAAGELTGVATPWVSGNVAWSDLLIKRAVLWLCEKTGKALLKLDDNDFREHNLHQLLRHHGPAQRVAHRVFRWMMDTIEYHPGGREQKRIICFSPHPDDDVISMGGTLIRLVEDQHEVHVAYMTSGNIAVFDHDAQRVADLVVEFNRRFNIEQEKSLEVERQVQDSLGRKAPGDPDSETVLAIKALIRWSEAKAGALVCGCREEHLHFLDLPFYRTGTIAKKPVGEDDVRIIRELIDRVAPRQIYLAGDLSDPHGTHRVCAEAILLALKEMAATGAALPEVLLYRGAWQEWAPHEIEVAVPLSPSDLERKRKAIFRHESQKDTALFPGVDAREFWQRAEDRNRHTAGCYNQLGLPEYFALEGFVRWKGQAI, from the coding sequence ATGTCGCTCATCGAAGCAAGCTCGCAAACGCCGCGGCCGACCGTGCCGGCGGCGGCCGCCCGGCGGGTGCCGGGCACGCACATTCCCTGCTACGTCTTCGAATCGGACCGCGACCTGGCGCGGCACGTCGCCGAGTCGCTGGCCGAGCTCATCCGCGAACGAAACGCCTTCGGCCAAAAGGCCGTGCTCGGCCTGCCCACCGGCTCCACGCCCGTGGGCGTCTATCGCGAGCTGATTCGCCTGCACCGCGAGGAGGGCCTCGACTTTTCGGGCGTGGTCACCTTCAATCTCGACGAATACTACGGCCTGCACCCCGACCAATTGCAAAGCTACCATCGCTGGATGTTCGAGCACTTCTTCGACCATGTACACATCCCGCGGTCGCAGATTCACATTCCCGACGGCACCGTGCCGCCCGAACAGGTCGACGACTACTGCCGCCGTTACGAAGACGCCATCGAGCAGGCCGGCGGCATCGACGTGCAACTGTTGGGCATCGGCCGCAACGGGCACATCGGTTTCAACGAGCCGTTCAGCATCCGCAACAGCCGCACCCGGCTGGCCACGCTCGACCCGCTCACCCGCCAAGACGCCGGCAGCGACTTTTTCAGCGAGCAGAACGTGCCGCACCAGGCGATCACGATGGGCCTGGGCACGATCTTCGACGCCCGCCGCGTGATCTTGATCGCCCTGGGCGAGCACAAGGCGTCGATCGTTCGCGAGGCGGCCGAGGGGCCGATCGGCGACCGCGTGCCGGCCAGCTTCCTTCGCGAGCACCCGGCCGCCAGCATCTTGCTCGACGAGGCGGCCGCCGGCGAGCTGACCGGCGTGGCCACGCCCTGGGTGTCGGGCAACGTCGCCTGGAGCGACCTCTTGATCAAACGGGCGGTGCTGTGGCTGTGCGAGAAGACCGGCAAGGCGCTGTTGAAGCTCGACGACAACGACTTCCGCGAACACAACCTGCACCAGTTGCTGCGGCATCACGGTCCGGCTCAGCGCGTGGCCCATCGCGTGTTTCGCTGGATGATGGACACCATCGAATACCACCCCGGCGGCCGCGAGCAGAAGCGGATCATCTGCTTCAGCCCGCACCCCGACGACGACGTGATCAGCATGGGCGGCACGCTCATTCGCCTGGTCGAAGACCAGCATGAGGTGCACGTCGCCTACATGACCAGCGGCAACATCGCCGTCTTCGACCACGATGCCCAGCGGGTGGCCGACCTGGTGGTCGAGTTCAATCGCCGCTTCAACATCGAGCAGGAGAAATCGCTGGAGGTCGAGCGGCAGGTGCAGGATTCGCTCGGCCGCAAGGCGCCGGGCGATCCCGACAGCGAGACGGTGCTGGCCATCAAGGCCCTCATCCGTTGGAGCGAGGCCAAGGCGGGCGCCCTGGTCTGCGGTTGTCGCGAAGAGCATTTGCACTTTCTCGATCTCCCCTTTTATCGCACCGGCACGATCGCCAAAAAGCCGGTCGGCGAGGACGACGTGCGGATCATTCGCGAGCTGATCGACCGCGTGGCCCCGCGGCAGATTTATCTGGCCGGCGACTTGTCCGATCCGCACGGCACGCACCGCGTGTGTGCCGAAGCGATCTTGCTGGCCCTGAAAGAGATGGCGGCGACCGGGGCGGCGTTGCCCGAAGTGCTGCTCTATCGCGGCGCCTGGCAAGAGTGGGCGCCGCACGAGATCGAAGTTGCGGTGCCGCTCAGCCCCAGCGATCTGGAGCGGAAGCGAAAGGCCATCTTTCGGCATGAATCGCAAAAAGACACCGCGTTGTTTCCGGGCGTCGACGCGCGCGAGTTCTGGCAGCGGGCCGAGGACCGCAACCGCCATACGGCCGGCTGTTACAACCAACTCGGCCTGCCGGAGTATTTCGCTTTGGAAGGTTTTGTACGTTGGAAGGGCCAGGCCATTTAG